The following coding sequences lie in one Nocardioides sambongensis genomic window:
- the sufU gene encoding Fe-S cluster assembly sulfur transfer protein SufU, with protein sequence MSAAQDLDALYQEIILDHYKNPHGKGLREPGDGQRSADVHHVNPTCGDEITLRVHVEGAAGEERIADVSYDSVGCSISQASASVLHELLVGKTVDEAMDVHGEFLALMQGKGTVEPDEDVLEDGIAFAGVAKFPARVKCALLSWMAWKDATVQARG encoded by the coding sequence ATGAGTGCCGCACAGGATCTGGATGCGCTCTACCAGGAGATCATCCTCGACCACTACAAGAACCCCCACGGCAAGGGTCTGCGCGAGCCGGGCGACGGCCAGCGCAGCGCGGACGTGCACCACGTCAACCCGACCTGCGGTGACGAGATCACGCTCCGCGTCCACGTCGAGGGCGCAGCCGGGGAGGAGCGGATCGCCGACGTCTCCTACGACTCCGTGGGCTGCTCCATCTCCCAGGCGTCCGCCTCGGTGCTGCACGAGCTCCTCGTCGGCAAGACCGTGGACGAGGCGATGGACGTGCACGGCGAGTTCCTCGCCCTGATGCAGGGGAAGGGCACCGTCGAACCCGACGAGGACGTGCTCGAGGACGGCATCGCCTTCGCCGGCGTGGCCAAGTTCCCCGCGCGCGTGAAGTGCGCCCTGCTCTCCTGGATGGCGTGGAAGGACGCCACCGTCCAGGCCCGCGGCTGA
- a CDS encoding metal-sulfur cluster assembly factor, with the protein MKDVVDPELGINVVDLGLVYGVHLDESTNAVIDMTLTSAACPLTDVITDQTESALEGLVNDVAINWVWMPPWGPDKITEDGREQLRALGFNV; encoded by the coding sequence ATGAAGGACGTCGTCGACCCCGAGCTCGGGATCAACGTCGTCGACCTCGGACTCGTCTACGGCGTGCACCTCGACGAGTCCACGAACGCCGTCATCGACATGACGCTGACGTCCGCGGCCTGCCCGCTGACCGACGTGATCACCGACCAGACCGAGAGCGCGCTCGAGGGCCTGGTCAACGACGTCGCGATCAACTGGGTCTGGATGCCGCCGTGGGGACCCGACAAGATCACCGAGGACGGGCGCGAGCAGCTGCGCGCCCTCGGCTTCAACGTCTGA
- a CDS encoding ASCH domain-containing protein: MDPAQVDPEERTDPDIVAFWEVAKRRAKLAALPGYFGPGALESLMPPAWAFGGTPEQADALLGLVLDGTKTATASALWDYQADDDPLPEEGGLSIVLDGAGHPRALIATTGVQVVPFDEVDEAHARAEGEGDLSLEHWRAAHREFFTRFAGHDRGFTSDMPVVLETFAVLYTDE; encoded by the coding sequence GTGGATCCGGCACAGGTGGACCCCGAGGAGCGGACCGACCCGGACATCGTCGCCTTCTGGGAGGTGGCCAAGCGGCGCGCGAAGCTCGCGGCGCTGCCGGGCTACTTCGGCCCGGGCGCGCTGGAGTCCCTGATGCCGCCCGCCTGGGCCTTCGGCGGTACGCCGGAGCAGGCCGACGCGCTGCTCGGCCTGGTCCTGGACGGGACCAAGACCGCCACCGCCTCGGCCCTCTGGGACTACCAGGCCGACGACGATCCGTTGCCCGAGGAGGGCGGTCTGTCCATCGTGCTCGACGGCGCGGGCCACCCGCGTGCGCTGATCGCGACGACCGGCGTGCAGGTGGTGCCGTTCGACGAGGTCGACGAGGCCCACGCCCGCGCCGAGGGCGAGGGCGACCTCAGCCTGGAGCACTGGCGCGCCGCGCACCGCGAGTTCTTCACGCGGTTCGCCGGCCACGACCGCGGCTTCACCAGCGACATGCCGGTCGTGCTGGAGACCTTCGCGGTGCTCTACACCGACGAGTGA
- a CDS encoding acVLRF1 family peptidyl-tRNA hydrolase has protein sequence MSEEAVRTVRVPTSRWERWVAGFAERHGSIDLGVEDGVLVGHGGDGSWFRAALPFARRYDAGPVASGLVDAAQPPAGWGVLLVRKGGFAVARLEGGTMVDSKVGQRHVQGRTKAGGQSQQRFARRRENQARGAYQAAADHAARILAADPHAMPEVVITGGDGVALREVLADPRLAGLEVADLGVAVVDPRRRVLEQAVVDACALSVTVQNRTSSAP, from the coding sequence GTGAGCGAGGAAGCGGTCCGCACCGTCCGGGTTCCGACGTCGCGGTGGGAGCGCTGGGTCGCCGGCTTCGCCGAGCGGCACGGCAGCATCGATCTCGGCGTCGAGGACGGCGTGCTCGTCGGGCACGGCGGCGACGGCTCCTGGTTCCGCGCTGCCCTCCCCTTCGCCCGCCGGTACGACGCCGGGCCGGTGGCGAGCGGCCTGGTCGACGCCGCACAGCCGCCCGCCGGCTGGGGCGTGCTGCTGGTCCGCAAGGGCGGGTTCGCCGTCGCCCGGCTGGAGGGCGGGACGATGGTCGACTCGAAGGTCGGCCAGCGACACGTGCAGGGACGCACCAAGGCCGGTGGCCAGTCGCAGCAGCGCTTCGCGCGACGCCGGGAGAACCAGGCGCGCGGCGCCTACCAGGCGGCCGCCGACCACGCCGCCCGGATCCTCGCCGCCGACCCGCACGCGATGCCCGAGGTGGTGATCACCGGTGGCGACGGTGTCGCGCTCCGCGAGGTGCTGGCCGATCCACGGCTGGCCGGACTGGAGGTGGCCGACCTGGGCGTGGCGGTGGTCGATCCGCGACGCCGGGTGCTCGAGCAGGCGGTGGTGGACGCCTGCGCCCTCAGTGTGACGGTGCAGAACCGGACGTCGTCGGCGCCGTGA
- a CDS encoding GNAT family N-acetyltransferase yields the protein MPTSAPISEDDPRRAEVLDLLSEHLADMYATSPAESVHALDADALAGPGMAFWTWRAEDGSVLGCVALKELDPQHGELKSMRTTAASRGRGVGTALLGHVLEVGRARGYRRISLETGSQDFFAPARSLYLRHGFVPTTPFADYTEDPASVFLTLDLAGAPDGGAVTAPTTSGSAPSH from the coding sequence ATGCCCACCAGCGCCCCCATCAGCGAGGACGATCCTCGGCGCGCCGAGGTGCTCGATCTGCTCTCCGAGCACCTCGCCGACATGTACGCGACCTCGCCCGCGGAGAGCGTGCACGCGCTGGACGCCGACGCCCTCGCCGGTCCCGGGATGGCCTTCTGGACCTGGCGCGCCGAGGACGGCTCGGTGCTCGGTTGCGTCGCGCTGAAGGAGCTGGACCCGCAGCACGGCGAGCTCAAGTCGATGCGGACCACTGCGGCGTCGCGCGGCCGCGGGGTCGGTACGGCGCTGCTCGGCCACGTCCTCGAGGTCGGACGCGCGCGTGGTTACCGGCGGATCAGCCTGGAGACCGGCAGCCAGGACTTCTTCGCCCCCGCCCGCTCGCTCTACCTGCGGCACGGCTTCGTGCCGACGACACCGTTCGCCGACTACACCGAGGACCCGGCCAGCGTCTTCCTCACCCTCGATCTCGCCGGCGCTCCGGACGGCGGGGCCGTCACGGCGCCGACGACGTCCGGTTCTGCACCGTCACACTGA
- a CDS encoding AAA family ATPase encodes MALVAALAADVELLLLDEPTSGLDPLKEEVFTECVRSFRESGGTVLLSSHILAEVEKLGDRVSIIRNGRIVESGTLADLRHLTRTSVDAVLASAPTGLDAVSAVHDLDQEETRVRFQVETDALDEVVGLLHAHGIRTLTCQPPTLEELFLRHYGDAVEPGQPDPGPAVPGAGGSTR; translated from the coding sequence GTGGCGCTGGTCGCCGCGCTGGCTGCCGATGTCGAGCTGCTGCTCCTCGACGAGCCCACGTCGGGCCTGGACCCGCTCAAGGAGGAGGTGTTCACCGAGTGCGTGCGCAGCTTCCGCGAGTCCGGGGGCACCGTGCTGCTCTCCAGCCACATCCTCGCGGAGGTGGAGAAGCTGGGGGACCGGGTCAGCATCATCCGCAACGGCAGGATCGTGGAGTCCGGGACGCTGGCCGATCTCCGGCACCTGACCCGGACCAGCGTGGACGCGGTGCTCGCGTCCGCACCGACCGGCCTGGACGCGGTGTCCGCCGTGCACGACCTCGACCAGGAGGAGACCCGGGTCCGGTTCCAGGTGGAGACCGACGCCCTCGACGAGGTGGTCGGACTGCTCCACGCGCACGGGATCCGGACGTTGACCTGCCAACCGCCCACGCTGGAGGAGCTGTTCCTGCGGCATTACGGTGACGCGGTTGAGCCGGGCCAGCCTGACCCGGGCCCGGCCGTCCCGGGCGCGGGCGGATCGACACGGTGA